The following proteins are encoded in a genomic region of Neovison vison isolate M4711 chromosome 12, ASM_NN_V1, whole genome shotgun sequence:
- the ZNF384 gene encoding zinc finger protein 384 isoform X2 has product MEESHFNSNPYFWPSIPTVSGQIENTMFINKMKDQLLPEKGCGLAPPHYPTLLTVPASVSLPSGINMDTESKSDQLTPHSQASVTQNITVVPVPSTGLMTAGPGLVITSPSGSLVTTASSAQTFPISAPMIVSALPPGSQALQVVPDLSKKVASTLTEEGGGGGGGGGSVAPKPPRGRKKKRMLESGLPEMNDPYVLSPEDDDDHQKDGKTYRSEGNCGTGNGQSLGLMDSVPGSTTNLLCDPGCRMCSLTFYSKSEMQIHSKSHTETKPHKCPHCSKTFANSSYLAQHIRIHSGAKPYSCNFCEKSFRQLSHLQQHTRIHSKMHTETIKPHKCPHCSKTFANTSYLAQHLRIHSGAKPYNCSYCQKAFRQLSHLQQHTRIHTGDRPYKCAHPGCEKAFTQLSNLQSHRRQHNKDKPFKCHNCHRAYTDAASLEVHLSTHTVKHAKVYTCTICSRAYTSETYLMKHMRKHNPPDLQQQVQAAAAAAAVAQAQAQAQAQAQAQAQAQAQAQAQAQAQAQAQASQASQQQQQQQQQPQPPHFQSPGAAPQGGGGGDSNPNPPPQCSFDLTPYKTAEHHKDICLTVTTSTIQVEHLASS; this is encoded by the exons ATGGAAGAATCTCACTTCAATTCTAACCCGTACTTCTGGCCTTCTATCCCCACAGTCTCAGGACAG atTGAGAACACGATGTTCATCAACAAGATGAAGGATCAGCTGCTGCCAGAGAAGGGCTGTGGGCTGGCTCCACCCCACTACCCCACCCTGCTGACAGTGCCTGCCTCAGTGTCCCTGCCCTCAGGCATCAATATGGACACAGAGTCCAAGTCAGACCAGCTGACCCCACATAGCCAGGCATCCGTTACCCAGAATATCACCGTGGTCCCTGTGCCGTCTACAGGACTGATGACTGCTG GTCCTGGTTTGGTAATCACGTCCCCCTCAGGCTCCCTTGTGACCACAGCCTCATCAGCTCAGACCTTCCCCATTTCGGCTCCCATGATTGTCTCAGCTCTTCcccctggctcacaagccctgcAGGTGGTCCCTGACCTCTCCAAGAAGGTAGCATCAACCCTAACAGAGGAaggaggtggaggtggtggtggaggtggcaGCGTGGCTCCTAAGCCCCCTCGGGGCCGGAAGAAGAAGCGGATGCTGGAATCAGGGCTGCCTGAGATGAATGACCCTTATGTCCTCTCCCCTGAGGATGATGACGACCATCAGAAAGACGGCAAGACCTATAG GAGCGAAGGGAACTGCGGCACAGGAAATGGACAGAGCCTTGGGCTCATGGATTCAGTTCCCGGCTCCACCACgaacttgctgtgtgaccctgg GTGCCGGATGTGCTCACTGACATTCTACTCAAAGTCGGAGATGCAGATCCACTCCAAGTCACACACCGAGACCAAGCCCCACAAGTGCCCGCACTGCTCCAAGACCTTCGCCAACAGCTCCTACCTGGCCCAGCACATCCGTATACACTCAGGGGCCAAGCCCTACAGTTGTAACTTCTGTGAGAAATCCTTCCGCCAGCTCTCCCACCTCCAGCAGCACACCCG GATCCACTCCAAGATGCACACGGAGACCATCAAGCCCCACAAGTGCCCGCACTGCTCCAAGACCTTCGCCAACACCTCCTACCTGGCCCAGCACCTCCGAATCCACTCGGGGGCCAAGCCCTACAACTGTTCCTACTGCCAGAAGGCCTTCCGCCAGCTCTCCCACCTCCAGCAGCACACACG AATCCACACCGGTGACAGACCATACAAATGTGCACATCCGGGCTGTGAGAAAGCCTTCACACAGCTGTCCAATCTGCAG TCCCACAGACGGCAGCACAACAAAGATAAACCCTTCAAGTGCCACAATTGTCATCGGGCGTACACGGACGCAGCCTCCCTCGAGGTGCACCTGTCTACGCACACGGTGAAACACGCCAAGGTGTACACCTGCACTATCTGTAGTCGGGCATACACGTCG GAAACGTACCTTATGAAACATATGCGGAAACACAACCCTCCTGATCTCCAGCAACAAGTgcaggcggcggcggcagcggcagcagtggcccaggcccaggcccaggcccaggctcaggcccaggcccaggcccaggcccaagCCCAAGCCCAAGCCCAAGCCCAGGCTCAAGCCCAGGCCCAAGCCTCCCAGGCatcgcagcagcagcagcagcagcagcaacagccacAGCCACCACACTTCCAATCCCCTGGGGCAGCCCCCCAGGGTGGGGGCGGCGGGGACAGCaaccccaaccctccaccccagTGTTCCTTTGACCTGACCCCTTATAAGACGGCGGAGCATCATAAGGACATCTGCCTCACTGTCACCACCAGCACCATCCAGGTGGAGCACCTGGCCAGCTCGTAG
- the ZNF384 gene encoding zinc finger protein 384 isoform X3, which translates to MEESHFNSNPYFWPSIPTVSGQIENTMFINKMKDQLLPEKGCGLAPPHYPTLLTVPASVSLPSGINMDTESKSDQLTPHSQASVTQNITVVPVPSTGLMTAGVSCSQRWRREGSQSRGPGLVITSPSGSLVTTASSAQTFPISAPMIVSALPPGSQALQVVPDLSKKVASTLTEEGGGGGGGGGSVAPKPPRGRKKKRMLESGLPEMNDPYVLSPEDDDDHQKDGKTYRCRMCSLTFYSKSEMQIHSKSHTETKPHKCPHCSKTFANSSYLAQHIRIHSGAKPYSCNFCEKSFRQLSHLQQHTRIHSKMHTETIKPHKCPHCSKTFANTSYLAQHLRIHSGAKPYNCSYCQKAFRQLSHLQQHTRIHTGDRPYKCAHPGCEKAFTQLSNLQSHRRQHNKDKPFKCHNCHRAYTDAASLEVHLSTHTVKHAKVYTCTICSRAYTSETYLMKHMRKHNPPDLQQQVQAAAAAAAVAQAQAQAQAQAQAQAQAQAQAQAQAQAQAQAQASQASQQQQQQQQQPQPPHFQSPGAAPQGGGGGDSNPNPPPQCSFDLTPYKTAEHHKDICLTVTTSTIQVEHLASS; encoded by the exons ATGGAAGAATCTCACTTCAATTCTAACCCGTACTTCTGGCCTTCTATCCCCACAGTCTCAGGACAG atTGAGAACACGATGTTCATCAACAAGATGAAGGATCAGCTGCTGCCAGAGAAGGGCTGTGGGCTGGCTCCACCCCACTACCCCACCCTGCTGACAGTGCCTGCCTCAGTGTCCCTGCCCTCAGGCATCAATATGGACACAGAGTCCAAGTCAGACCAGCTGACCCCACATAGCCAGGCATCCGTTACCCAGAATATCACCGTGGTCCCTGTGCCGTCTACAGGACTGATGACTGCTG GAGTCTCCTGTTCTCAgaggtggagaagagaagggagtcaaTCAAGGG GTCCTGGTTTGGTAATCACGTCCCCCTCAGGCTCCCTTGTGACCACAGCCTCATCAGCTCAGACCTTCCCCATTTCGGCTCCCATGATTGTCTCAGCTCTTCcccctggctcacaagccctgcAGGTGGTCCCTGACCTCTCCAAGAAGGTAGCATCAACCCTAACAGAGGAaggaggtggaggtggtggtggaggtggcaGCGTGGCTCCTAAGCCCCCTCGGGGCCGGAAGAAGAAGCGGATGCTGGAATCAGGGCTGCCTGAGATGAATGACCCTTATGTCCTCTCCCCTGAGGATGATGACGACCATCAGAAAGACGGCAAGACCTATAG GTGCCGGATGTGCTCACTGACATTCTACTCAAAGTCGGAGATGCAGATCCACTCCAAGTCACACACCGAGACCAAGCCCCACAAGTGCCCGCACTGCTCCAAGACCTTCGCCAACAGCTCCTACCTGGCCCAGCACATCCGTATACACTCAGGGGCCAAGCCCTACAGTTGTAACTTCTGTGAGAAATCCTTCCGCCAGCTCTCCCACCTCCAGCAGCACACCCG GATCCACTCCAAGATGCACACGGAGACCATCAAGCCCCACAAGTGCCCGCACTGCTCCAAGACCTTCGCCAACACCTCCTACCTGGCCCAGCACCTCCGAATCCACTCGGGGGCCAAGCCCTACAACTGTTCCTACTGCCAGAAGGCCTTCCGCCAGCTCTCCCACCTCCAGCAGCACACACG AATCCACACCGGTGACAGACCATACAAATGTGCACATCCGGGCTGTGAGAAAGCCTTCACACAGCTGTCCAATCTGCAG TCCCACAGACGGCAGCACAACAAAGATAAACCCTTCAAGTGCCACAATTGTCATCGGGCGTACACGGACGCAGCCTCCCTCGAGGTGCACCTGTCTACGCACACGGTGAAACACGCCAAGGTGTACACCTGCACTATCTGTAGTCGGGCATACACGTCG GAAACGTACCTTATGAAACATATGCGGAAACACAACCCTCCTGATCTCCAGCAACAAGTgcaggcggcggcggcagcggcagcagtggcccaggcccaggcccaggcccaggctcaggcccaggcccaggcccaggcccaagCCCAAGCCCAAGCCCAAGCCCAGGCTCAAGCCCAGGCCCAAGCCTCCCAGGCatcgcagcagcagcagcagcagcagcaacagccacAGCCACCACACTTCCAATCCCCTGGGGCAGCCCCCCAGGGTGGGGGCGGCGGGGACAGCaaccccaaccctccaccccagTGTTCCTTTGACCTGACCCCTTATAAGACGGCGGAGCATCATAAGGACATCTGCCTCACTGTCACCACCAGCACCATCCAGGTGGAGCACCTGGCCAGCTCGTAG